The Streptomyces sp. NBC_00162 genome window below encodes:
- a CDS encoding TlpA disulfide reductase family protein, protein MRRPVPRRAALIGAGLGAAACCVLAAIGMAGTDAGGAGASAGPTGAAVRAADAATVVDSGARPTAPVLAGEDLDGKPVSLAEFRGQVVVLNVWGSWCGPCRAEADDLERLSGQTRAEGVRFLGINTRDRDRAAAQSFVRAHGLGFPSLHDPDGELLLRFPPALLNPQAIPSTLVIDRRGRIAVSIGGAITDEELRPLLARVAEEAA, encoded by the coding sequence ATGAGACGACCGGTTCCGCGCCGCGCCGCCCTGATCGGCGCCGGTCTCGGGGCGGCGGCCTGCTGTGTCCTCGCCGCCATCGGCATGGCCGGCACCGACGCCGGCGGTGCAGGGGCGTCGGCCGGGCCGACGGGGGCCGCGGTCAGGGCCGCCGACGCGGCCACGGTCGTGGACTCCGGCGCCCGGCCGACCGCGCCCGTGCTGGCGGGCGAGGACCTGGACGGCAAGCCGGTCAGCCTCGCCGAGTTCCGGGGCCAGGTCGTCGTGCTCAACGTCTGGGGCTCGTGGTGCGGACCCTGCCGGGCGGAGGCCGACGACCTCGAGCGGCTCAGCGGGCAGACCCGGGCCGAGGGGGTCCGGTTCCTCGGGATCAACACCCGCGACCGGGACCGCGCGGCAGCGCAGTCCTTCGTACGCGCGCACGGCCTGGGCTTCCCCAGCCTCCACGACCCCGACGGCGAGCTCCTGCTCCGCTTCCCTCCCGCGCTCCTCAACCCGCAGGCGATCCCCTCGACCCTCGTGATCGACCGCCGCGGACGCATCGCCGTCAGCATCGGGGGCGCGATCACCGACGAGGAGCTGAGGCCGCTCCTCGCGCGCGTGGCGGAGGAAGCGGCATGA
- a CDS encoding cytochrome c biogenesis CcdA family protein: MTTLTGLTLAAADAPSLLYGALAVAAPVAFCAGLVSFLSPCVLPLVPGYLSYVTSLSVSDLADARGGQRRRMAAGALLFVLGFTAVLVSGGALFGYFGRTLLAHQEVITQVLGVFTVLMGLSFMGLLPGFTQREFRSHRRPVLGLAGAPVLGAVFAVGWTPCIGPTLAAVQALAWSEASAARGALLMAAYCLGLGLPFILAALAFRRALGAFGLVKRHYQWVLRIGGGMLVLVGVLLATGVWNDLVYRLQLWSADFTPAV; this comes from the coding sequence ATGACGACTCTCACGGGCCTGACGCTCGCCGCCGCGGACGCCCCCTCCCTCCTCTACGGGGCGCTGGCCGTCGCCGCTCCCGTGGCGTTCTGCGCGGGACTCGTCTCCTTCCTCTCGCCGTGCGTACTGCCGCTCGTGCCGGGCTACCTCAGCTACGTGACCAGCCTGTCGGTCTCCGACCTGGCGGACGCCCGCGGCGGGCAACGCCGCCGCATGGCGGCCGGCGCGCTGCTGTTCGTCCTGGGCTTCACGGCGGTCCTCGTCTCCGGAGGGGCCCTGTTCGGGTACTTCGGCCGGACTCTGCTGGCCCACCAGGAGGTGATCACCCAGGTGCTCGGCGTCTTCACCGTGCTGATGGGGCTGTCCTTCATGGGTCTCCTGCCGGGCTTCACGCAGCGGGAGTTCCGCAGCCACCGGCGGCCCGTGCTCGGACTGGCCGGCGCACCCGTGCTCGGGGCGGTGTTCGCGGTCGGGTGGACCCCCTGCATCGGCCCGACGCTGGCCGCCGTACAGGCGCTCGCCTGGAGCGAGGCGAGCGCGGCCCGCGGGGCCCTGCTGATGGCGGCCTACTGCCTCGGGCTGGGCTTGCCGTTCATCCTGGCCGCGCTGGCCTTCCGCCGGGCCCTGGGCGCCTTCGGGCTGGTCAAACGCCACTACCAGTGGGTCCTACGGATCGGCGGCGGGATGCTCGTGCTCGTCGGCGTGCTGCTGGCCACCGGCGTGTGGAACGACCTGGTGTACCGGCTGCAGTTGTGGAGCGCGGACTTCACCCCAGCCGTCTAG
- a CDS encoding response regulator transcription factor, which yields MPSVLVVEDDPSIRQSLIEVLAEHGYAVRSAGDGFGALREVTQMPVDAVVLDLGLPDLDGGDALRMIRGISSVPVLVATARDDETEIIKLLNAGADDYLVKPFSGGQLIARLSAVLRRTSHLPSAHGAHGTHAAQGSRQPQAAEPLRATTVGELAVDPGARTAYLAGQELHLTRREFDLLAFLAHHTGQVVSKRRLLTEVWREPYVDDQTVDVHLSSLRRKLGERAAAPRYLLTVRGVGIKLVAPR from the coding sequence ATGCCCAGCGTCCTGGTCGTCGAAGACGACCCCAGCATCCGCCAGTCACTGATCGAGGTCCTGGCGGAGCACGGGTATGCCGTGCGCAGCGCGGGTGACGGATTCGGCGCCTTGCGCGAGGTCACCCAGATGCCCGTCGACGCGGTGGTCCTCGACCTGGGCCTGCCCGATCTGGACGGAGGAGACGCACTGCGCATGATCCGGGGCATATCCTCCGTTCCCGTACTGGTGGCCACCGCCCGCGACGACGAGACGGAGATAATCAAGCTCCTCAACGCGGGCGCCGACGACTACCTGGTCAAACCCTTCTCCGGGGGACAGCTCATCGCACGCCTCTCCGCCGTCCTGCGGCGCACCAGCCACCTTCCCTCCGCCCATGGCGCCCATGGCACCCATGCCGCTCAGGGTTCGCGGCAGCCGCAGGCGGCCGAACCGCTGCGCGCCACCACCGTGGGCGAGCTGGCGGTGGACCCCGGCGCGCGCACCGCCTACCTGGCCGGCCAGGAGCTCCACCTCACCCGCCGGGAGTTCGACCTCCTGGCCTTCCTCGCCCACCACACCGGCCAGGTCGTCTCCAAACGGCGGCTGCTGACCGAGGTCTGGCGCGAGCCGTACGTGGACGACCAGACCGTCGACGTGCACCTGTCGTCCCTGCGCCGCAAGCTCGGCGAACGCGCGGCGGCCCCGCGCTACCTGCTGACCGTCCGCGGCGTCGGCATCAAACTGGTGGCGCCGCGTTGA
- a CDS encoding sensor histidine kinase, producing MRRSLAGVALAVTSMVALSFLIPLAALVMSLVKEQSVTAAEQRAAALAPVLTLTTDPSALRESAASLDATEHLVVHLPDAPALGSSRAPAALLERAQKGRESISQQIPSGWICLQPVVLPGDRVAVIENFVPEEELTRGVNTSWAVMLLLAVGLIGGSVLVADRLGAKVVRSSKRLAHASQALGEGNLDARVDPMGPKELRDAGVAFNAMAHRMTELLAVERELVADLSHRLRTPLTALHLASERMAGSPESARVEAAVSELETELQAIITAARTPLAVGPMGQGMLGTEAGTGHHATGAGAAGPRCEAADVVRRRTAFWAVLAEQQSRPCSLELTQEPAAVSLSDDDVAAVVDALIGNVFRHTPPGTPFGVSVVRTAQAVELVVEDAGPGIPEPDRALSRGSSTGSSGLGLDIARRAAAVTGGSMNIARGPRGGAHITVVFALAPPLLSGRRTRISRRRTGWPRGR from the coding sequence TTGAGACGCTCACTGGCCGGAGTGGCGCTCGCCGTGACGTCGATGGTCGCCCTCTCCTTCCTCATACCGCTGGCCGCACTGGTGATGTCGCTGGTCAAGGAGCAGAGCGTCACCGCGGCCGAGCAGCGGGCCGCCGCCCTGGCCCCCGTACTGACGCTGACCACGGATCCGTCCGCCCTGCGGGAATCCGCCGCCAGTCTGGACGCGACCGAGCACCTGGTCGTGCACCTGCCGGACGCCCCTGCCCTCGGCAGCTCCCGAGCGCCCGCGGCACTGCTCGAACGGGCCCAGAAGGGGCGCGAGTCCATCTCCCAGCAGATTCCCAGCGGCTGGATCTGTCTGCAGCCAGTGGTGCTGCCCGGCGACCGGGTCGCCGTCATCGAGAACTTCGTCCCCGAGGAGGAGCTGACCCGCGGGGTCAACACCTCCTGGGCGGTCATGCTCCTCCTCGCCGTGGGCCTGATCGGCGGTTCCGTGCTGGTCGCCGACCGCCTCGGCGCGAAGGTCGTCAGGTCCTCCAAGAGACTCGCCCACGCTTCCCAGGCGCTGGGCGAGGGCAACCTGGACGCCCGCGTGGACCCCATGGGCCCCAAGGAACTGCGCGACGCGGGCGTCGCCTTCAACGCCATGGCCCACCGGATGACCGAGCTGCTCGCCGTCGAACGCGAACTGGTCGCCGACCTGTCCCACCGGCTGCGCACCCCGCTGACCGCACTGCACCTGGCATCGGAGCGGATGGCGGGATCACCGGAGTCGGCCAGGGTCGAGGCGGCGGTGAGCGAGCTGGAGACGGAACTCCAAGCCATCATCACCGCGGCGCGCACCCCGCTCGCCGTGGGCCCCATGGGCCAGGGCATGCTCGGCACGGAAGCGGGCACGGGCCACCACGCCACCGGCGCGGGAGCCGCCGGCCCCCGCTGCGAGGCAGCCGACGTCGTCCGCCGCCGGACCGCCTTCTGGGCGGTCCTGGCGGAGCAGCAGAGCCGGCCCTGCTCCCTCGAACTCACCCAGGAGCCCGCGGCCGTCAGCCTCTCCGACGACGACGTCGCCGCCGTGGTGGACGCGCTCATCGGCAACGTCTTCCGCCACACCCCGCCCGGCACCCCGTTCGGCGTGAGCGTCGTCCGCACCGCCCAGGCGGTGGAACTGGTCGTGGAGGACGCCGGACCGGGCATCCCGGAACCCGACCGGGCCCTGTCGCGCGGGAGCAGCACCGGCTCCTCGGGGCTCGGCCTCGACATCGCGCGCAGGGCCGCGGCCGTCACCGGGGGCTCGATGAACATCGCGCGCGGCCCCCGCGGAGGCGCGCACATCACCGTGGTCTTCGCCCTCGCCCCACCCCTGCTGTCCGGGCGCCGGACACGCATCTCCCGACGGCGTACGGGATGGCCGCGCGGCCGGTGA